TCGCGAAAATTAATATCTAAAGAGAATAAATGAGAGACATAAGAAATATTGCCGTAATCGCACACGTTGACCACGGTAAAACAACATTAGTTGATGAGTTATTGAAACAATCAGGAACTTTCGCAGCCCATACGCATGTGGATGAAAGAGTTATGGATAGTAATGCTATTGAAAAAGAAAGAGGTATTACAATCCTTTCTAAAAATACAGCTATTGACTATAAGGATGTAAGAATTAACATTATTGACACTCCAGGACACGCCGATTTTGGTGGTGAAGTTGAGAGGGTTTTAAAAATGGTTGATTCTGTTTTATTACTTGTTGATGCACAAGAGGGTGTTATGCCACAAACTAAGTTTGTTGTGAAAAAAGCACTTCAATTAGGTCATAGACCAATTGTTGTTATTAACAAAATTGATAAGCCAGGTGGAGATCCTGATAGAGTTGTTGATGAAGTATTTGACCTTTTTGACCAAATGGGTGCAAGTGAATCACAATTAGAATTTCCAGTTGTATATGCAGCAGCAAGAGATGGTTATGCAAAACTTGCTTTAGAAGATGCAAATGAAAATCTAACTCCACTATTTGAAACAATTTTAAAAGAAGTTCCTAAACCAGTTGGTGATGATTCAAATGGTCTTCAACTTCAAGTATTTACACTTGATTATGATAACTTCATTGGGAAAATTGGTATTGCAAGAATATTTAATGGAACAATCTCTATGGGTGAGACAGTTTTATTATGTAAAGCAGATGGTGAAAAAGTTAAAGGTAGAGTTTCTAAACTTATTGGATTTAAAGGTATGGATAGATTTGATATCAAAACTGCTGGTACTGGTGACATTGTTGCTGTTGCTGGTTTTGAAACAATTGATGTGGGTGATTCACTTTGTGATCCAACAGATCCTATGCCTCTTGATCCTATGCATATTGAAGAGCCAACATTATCTGTAACTTTTGCAGTTAATGATTCTCCATTAGCAGGAACTGAAGGTAAATTTGTAACTTCAAATAAAATTGATGAGAGACTAAGAGCTGAAATGAATACTAATATTGCAATGAATTATGAGCAATATGGTGAAGGTAAATTTAAAGTTAACGGAAGAGGTGAGCTTCAAATTTGTATCTTAGCAGAAAATATGAGAAGAGAAGGTTTTGAGTTCTGTATTGGAAGACCTGAAGTTATTACTAAAGTTGAAGATGGTGTAAAAATGGAGCCATTTGAGCATTTAGTTATTGATACTCCAGATGAACATAGTGGTGCAATTATTGAAAAACTTGGAAAAAGAAAAGCAAATATGACAAATATGGTACCAATGGGTTCTGGTTATACAAGACTTGAATTTGAAATTCCTGCACGAGGATTGATTGGTATTAGAACAGAGTTCTTAACTGAAACAAAAGGTGAGGGTGTTATGAATCACTCATTCTTAGAGTTTAGAGCTTATTCTGGAATTGTTGAATCAAGAAAATATGGTGCTTTAGTTTCTATGGAAAATGGTGAAGCATTAGGTTATTCAATTTTCAACTTACAAGATAGAGGGGTTATGTTTATTAAACCTCAAGATAAAGTGTACAACGGTATGGTTATTGGTGAGCATGCTAAAGGAAATGATTTAGATGTTAACCCTACAAAAGGGAAACAACAATCAAATGTAAGATCTTCTGGTGCAGATGAAGCTATTAAGTTAGTCCCACCAAGATCGATGTCTTTAGAAAATGCATTAGAGTGGATTGAAGAAGATGAGTTAGTTGAAGTTACTCCTAAATCTGTAAGAGTTAGAAAAAGAGAACTTGATCCAACTGTTAGAAAAAGAACAGCTAAAAAGACAAAATTCGAATAAAATTTAGAAATACTAAGTTTTACGAAGGGAAGAGCTTTTTAGCTCTTCCCTTTTTTTTATGTTTAAAAAATGCAAATTAATAAAAAGGAAGAACTTGAAGTCCCATATGAGGCCCAAGACAATTAATAAAACAAAAAATTAAAATAGGAGAATTTTTTCTCCTATAAAAAGGAGAAAAAATGAATAATATAAATACAAATATAAATGACTACTTAATTGTACTTGCAATATATTTTATAACTATTACTACAAGTTACTTAATCATTACTAATTAATATATGTCATATCAATTATGTATGATTTGTGTTATAATAAATAAAAAAGTGCTTATTATGAAAAAGATTGCTATTATTTTCTTTTCATTATTACTATTTTTTAGCTTTATAAAAGCAGAAAATCTTATTGCAAAGAAAAAAGTCTTTTACATCAATTCCTATCATTCTGGGCTTTATTGGAGTGATGGGATTGAAAAAAGTATAAAAGAAACACTTCTAAAATCTAAAATTCCCATTGAGTTTAAAAGAGTAGAAATGAACTCTAAAAGAAATAATAATGAGCCTTATAAAATGAAAATAGCTCAAAAAATCAAAAATCAAATTGAAAATTTTAAACCTGATGTAATTATTACCTCTGATGATAATGCAATAAAATATGTTATTGAACCTTATTTTAAGAATTCATCCATTCCAATTGTCTTTTGTGGGATAAATGGTACTATAAAGAAGTATAAAGAACTGCCTTTTAACATAACTGGAATGGAAGAAGTCCAGCTTATCCCTCAATTAATTGATGCTTTAAAAAAATATGCAAAAGGCAATAGAATAGGCAGTTTAGATGATGATTCTTTTAGTGCCAAAGCACAGAGTGATTTTTTTGAAGAGCAGTTAAAGCGAAAAATTTATAAAAAGCATGCACGAACTATTGATGAATGGAAAAAGTATTATGTATATTTACAAAATAATACAGATATCTTATTACTTGGAAATAGTGGAGCTTTAATTAATTGGGATAAAAACAAAGAAAATTTAGAAGATTTTGTAAAAGAGGAAACTAAAATACCAACTGCTGCTTGGGATATAACTGTAAGTAAATTTGTTGTATTAACTTTCGCTAATAATCCTGAAGAGCAAGGAAGATGGGCCGCTAACGCAGTCCTTAGAATTTTAAAGGGGGAAGATATAAAGAATATACCAATAGCTATAAATGAAAAAGCTAATATTTATATAAATACAACTTTATCAAAAAAGCTTAATATTGTTTTTCCTTTTGAATTAATAGATAATGCGGTGTTAGTAAAATGATAAAAAATAACTCTTTAAAATCAGAACTTCTAATATCAATCCTTTTAGTTATAACATTTGGAATAGGTACTATTTTTTATTTTTCTTACAATTATTTAAAAAAAGAAATAGATATATCACAAGAGAAAATATATAATGAAAAAATCGATAATATAATTTATCTTATAAATGAAAAATATGAAACACTTTTGAAAACACAAATGGTAAACTCTTATGAAGAGTCATTTAAAAAAGGAACTGTAAATATTATCAAAAAAGTTTTTAACAAAAGCAATAAAAACATCTTCCCTTTTATAATAGATGAAAATGGCTTTTTAGTATTACATAAATTTCATAATAAAGAAAATGCAAATGAATATAAAAATACTTCACCTTATAAGAAAATATTGAGGGAGAAAAATGGTAATTTTGAGATTCTTCTAAATAATAATGAAAGATGGATTATCTTTAAACATTTTGAACCTTGGAATTGGATTATTGGTTATAGAGTTGACAAAAATATAAAATATAAAGAATTATATACATTTAGAAATATGTTTTTAACTATATCTTTAATAATTATTATTGGTATTTCACTAACTATTATATTTATAGTAAGAAAAATATTAGAACCAATTGATATGCTATCTGATGTTTCTAAAAAGATTGCTTTTGGTGATTATGAGACAAAAATAGATATATCAGGAGTAAAAGAGTTAAAAACATTATCATCAAACTTTCAAAAGATGAGAGATAAAATTGTTGAAGATATTCACCAATTAAAAGAACAAGAAGAAAGAATAAAAGCATTTAATTCTAAGCTTCAAGAAGATGTGAAAATTAGAACAAAAGAATTAGAACAAGAAAAAAAAGTTTTTGAAACACTTTTTAATGATTCTACAGATGGAATAAGTTTATTAAAAGATGGTAAGTTTATTGATTGTAATTCTGCATTATTGGAATTACTAGAAATTAATGAAAAAGAGGAATTTTTAAATTTAAATCCAGAAAAAATATCTCCAAAAACTCAACCAAATGGTATAGTTTCTAGTACTTTAGAGAAAGAGTACATTAATAAATGTTTAGAAAAAGGTAGCATACGATTTGAATGGCTTCATAAAAAGAGATCGGGACAAGAATTTTGGTGTGAAATTGTACTAACAAAAATTATTATAAATGAAAAACTTGTAATTCATGGGCTTTGGAGGGATATTCAAGATAAAAAAATGTTAGAAATAGAACTAGAAAATAAAAATCTTGATTTACAAGAATCAAATGATGAACTTGAAGCCTCTATGGAAAATCTGATAATAACTCAAAATAAACTAATTGAATCTGAAAAATTAGCTGGACTTGGAAGTTTAGTTTCAGGAGTTGCCAATGAAATTAGCGCACCAATAGGAATAGGAGTCACAGGAGCATCACATTTAGAGTATATATGTGAAGAAATAAGTTCCAAATACGATAACACATCAATCTCCCCTGATGAGTGGAAAAATTATTTAGAAAGTTCAAATGAATTGGTTAAAGTTATTGTAACAAATTTAGAAAAAACAGAAAAAATTATAAAGAATTTTAAACAAGTTGCTGTAGATCAAACAAGTGAATTAAAAAGAATTTTTAGAGTAAAAGAGTATATCAGAGGTATTTTGATTAGTATTGATAATTTAATTAAGAATCGAAATATTGAATTCAAAATTGAATGTGATGATATATTAGAAATCAATTCTTTTCCAGGATTCTTTGCACAAATTCTTAATCATCTGATTTCAAATACTTTGGACCATGCATATAATGATACTGAAAAAGGAGTTATTTCTTTAAATGCTAGAATTGAAGGGAATAATTTTATTTTTGAATATATTGATTATGGGAAGGGTATTTTACAAGAAAACTTAACAAAAATATATGAACCCTTTTTTACTACAAATAGAAATAATGGTTCCCTTGGATTGGGTCTAAATATCGTTTATAATTTAGTAACAATAAATTTAGGCGGGGAGATTACTTGTATAAGTGAAAAGAGTAAGGGAAGCAAATTTATTATAAAAATACCCCTTTAAACTCCATCTTTTCAAACATAACATTTATTTACTAATAAAATCTATCAAAGCAAAAAGTGCACATTTAGCACTCGCTAATATAAATTGCTAAAAATATTAGCACTATATATTGACAAGTGCTAAAAAAATATGTTATTATTTCATTAACTTGATAGAGAAACTATCAAGAAATATTTTTAAGGAGTTTAGCATGTTAGTAACTAGATTTGACCCTTTTAAACAATTTAGAGATTTAGAAAAGGATTTTTATAAATACCCTTCAAATGAAGGAGTTAGTGGTTTTGTTCCAGTAGTTAATACAAGGGAAGGTGAATTTGCTTATCATATTGATGTGGATTTACCAGGTGTTAAAAAAGATGATATCAAAGTTGACATTCATAAAGGTGTATTAACAATCTCTGGTGAGAGAAAAATAAAAGAAGAAGTTAAAGAAGAAGATTACTATAAAGTAGAGACATCTTTTGGTAAGTTTTCTAGAAGTTTTACTCTTCCTGATAATGCAGATGTTGAAAATATTGAAGCATCAGGAAAAGATGGGGTGTTAGAAATTATAGTTCCTAAATTAAGTGAAGAGAAGCATAAAAAGATAATAAAAATTAAATAAGATTTAAATAAAGCACAATTTTTTTGAGTAAGAGAGGGAAAAGAGTCTCTTTGTCCCTCTTTTTGATAGAATAAAAAGTATTAAAACTTTTTATTCTCAGTATTTTTAATAATATCAATAGCTATGTCATTTGTCTTTTTAGCTATTTCTTGTGTTTCTCCAGTAATTTTTGCATTTTCTTGTGTTAATTTATCTATTGAACTGATTGCTTCATTGATTTGTGAAATTCCTTTACTTTGTTCTATTGTAGCATCAGCCACATTAGCGATAATTTTACTTGAATCAGTTATTTTTTCATTTAACTTAGAATATCCATCAATCATTTGTTCTGAACTATTTTTTCCTTCACCTGCTTTTGTATTAGCTTTTTCAACCAATTCTTTTATCTCTTTTGCAGCTTCTGCACTTCTTGTTGCTAGGTTTCTTACTTCTCCTGCAACTACGGCAAAGCCTTTTCCAGCTTCTCCTGCAGTTGCGGCTTCCACTGCTGCATTTAGGCTTAAAATATTTGTTTGAAATGCAATCTTATCAATTATAGAGGTTGCTGTAAGAATTTCTATTGTAGCACTATTTATTTCATCCATAGATTTTTGTGTTTTATTTGCTAATTCTAATCCTTCTGTTGCATAAATTAATGTCTCTTTTGATAATGTTTGCATTTGTGTGGCTTGTTGCGATATTTCACTGATCGCTGAACTTGTCTCTTCAATTGCGGCAGCAGTTTCTTCAATAGAGGCCGTTTGAGAAAGGGCAGCTGTATTTAAGTGTGATACATTTGAAGATAAGATTTCAGAACTTTTTGTAAGGATGTCACCATTTTGTTTATTTTCTTGTAACATTTTAGTAATAGATTCACCTAAAGAGTTTATTCCATCAATTAGCTGTTTCATTTCTCCCTTCATATTTTGGTCTGATAGTTTTGATAAATAGTTATAGTTTGTGTATTTTTCTAATTCATCCAAAATGTTGCTCATTACTTTTTGTTGATTAATAAGCATTGTATTTACTGTGGATGCAAAAGTTCTTATTTGTGGATTAGTTGGAGTTGAAAGAATTTGATAATTTAAATATCCTTCTTGTAATTTATGTAAAACCAATATTGCTTCACCTGCACATTTTGTATCAGCATCTAATTCTTTTTGTAAAGATTTAATGCTTTCATTTATAAATGAAGCGATTTCACCAAATTCACTTTTTGAGTGTATATCAATTTCATTTACTATGTTTGCTTTTCTATTCATAAAATCAAAGAATTCTTTAATACCTTCTCTAATTTTTAAAACAGCATCTTTAATTGTTTTACTTATATATACTCCAAGGAAAGTTGTAA
This DNA window, taken from Arcobacter sp. F2176, encodes the following:
- the typA gene encoding translational GTPase TypA; amino-acid sequence: MRDIRNIAVIAHVDHGKTTLVDELLKQSGTFAAHTHVDERVMDSNAIEKERGITILSKNTAIDYKDVRINIIDTPGHADFGGEVERVLKMVDSVLLLVDAQEGVMPQTKFVVKKALQLGHRPIVVINKIDKPGGDPDRVVDEVFDLFDQMGASESQLEFPVVYAAARDGYAKLALEDANENLTPLFETILKEVPKPVGDDSNGLQLQVFTLDYDNFIGKIGIARIFNGTISMGETVLLCKADGEKVKGRVSKLIGFKGMDRFDIKTAGTGDIVAVAGFETIDVGDSLCDPTDPMPLDPMHIEEPTLSVTFAVNDSPLAGTEGKFVTSNKIDERLRAEMNTNIAMNYEQYGEGKFKVNGRGELQICILAENMRREGFEFCIGRPEVITKVEDGVKMEPFEHLVIDTPDEHSGAIIEKLGKRKANMTNMVPMGSGYTRLEFEIPARGLIGIRTEFLTETKGEGVMNHSFLEFRAYSGIVESRKYGALVSMENGEALGYSIFNLQDRGVMFIKPQDKVYNGMVIGEHAKGNDLDVNPTKGKQQSNVRSSGADEAIKLVPPRSMSLENALEWIEEDELVEVTPKSVRVRKRELDPTVRKRTAKKTKFE
- a CDS encoding ABC transporter substrate-binding protein; this encodes MKKIAIIFFSLLLFFSFIKAENLIAKKKVFYINSYHSGLYWSDGIEKSIKETLLKSKIPIEFKRVEMNSKRNNNEPYKMKIAQKIKNQIENFKPDVIITSDDNAIKYVIEPYFKNSSIPIVFCGINGTIKKYKELPFNITGMEEVQLIPQLIDALKKYAKGNRIGSLDDDSFSAKAQSDFFEEQLKRKIYKKHARTIDEWKKYYVYLQNNTDILLLGNSGALINWDKNKENLEDFVKEETKIPTAAWDITVSKFVVLTFANNPEEQGRWAANAVLRILKGEDIKNIPIAINEKANIYINTTLSKKLNIVFPFELIDNAVLVK
- a CDS encoding ATP-binding protein; translation: MIKNNSLKSELLISILLVITFGIGTIFYFSYNYLKKEIDISQEKIYNEKIDNIIYLINEKYETLLKTQMVNSYEESFKKGTVNIIKKVFNKSNKNIFPFIIDENGFLVLHKFHNKENANEYKNTSPYKKILREKNGNFEILLNNNERWIIFKHFEPWNWIIGYRVDKNIKYKELYTFRNMFLTISLIIIIGISLTIIFIVRKILEPIDMLSDVSKKIAFGDYETKIDISGVKELKTLSSNFQKMRDKIVEDIHQLKEQEERIKAFNSKLQEDVKIRTKELEQEKKVFETLFNDSTDGISLLKDGKFIDCNSALLELLEINEKEEFLNLNPEKISPKTQPNGIVSSTLEKEYINKCLEKGSIRFEWLHKKRSGQEFWCEIVLTKIIINEKLVIHGLWRDIQDKKMLEIELENKNLDLQESNDELEASMENLIITQNKLIESEKLAGLGSLVSGVANEISAPIGIGVTGASHLEYICEEISSKYDNTSISPDEWKNYLESSNELVKVIVTNLEKTEKIIKNFKQVAVDQTSELKRIFRVKEYIRGILISIDNLIKNRNIEFKIECDDILEINSFPGFFAQILNHLISNTLDHAYNDTEKGVISLNARIEGNNFIFEYIDYGKGILQENLTKIYEPFFTTNRNNGSLGLGLNIVYNLVTINLGGEITCISEKSKGSKFIIKIPL
- a CDS encoding Hsp20/alpha crystallin family protein, coding for MLVTRFDPFKQFRDLEKDFYKYPSNEGVSGFVPVVNTREGEFAYHIDVDLPGVKKDDIKVDIHKGVLTISGERKIKEEVKEEDYYKVETSFGKFSRSFTLPDNADVENIEASGKDGVLEIIVPKLSEEKHKKIIKIK
- a CDS encoding methyl-accepting chemotaxis protein, with translation TTFLGVYISKTIKDAVLKIREGIKEFFDFMNRKANIVNEIDIHSKSEFGEIASFINESIKSLQKELDADTKCAGEAILVLHKLQEGYLNYQILSTPTNPQIRTFASTVNTMLINQQKVMSNILDELEKYTNYNYLSKLSDQNMKGEMKQLIDGINSLGESITKMLQENKQNGDILTKSSEILSSNVSHLNTAALSQTASIEETAAAIEETSSAISEISQQATQMQTLSKETLIYATEGLELANKTQKSMDEINSATIEILTATSIIDKIAFQTNILSLNAAVEAATAGEAGKGFAVVAGEVRNLATRSAEAAKEIKELVEKANTKAGEGKNSSEQMIDGYSKLNEKITDSSKIIANVADATIEQSKGISQINEAISSIDKLTQENAKITGETQEIAKKTNDIAIDIIKNTENKKF